A genomic region of Halichondria panicea chromosome 5, odHalPani1.1, whole genome shotgun sequence contains the following coding sequences:
- the LOC135336199 gene encoding uncharacterized protein LOC135336199: MATQIQLPPGHHTIMGTDIRLQNSQVIKRGDSDTPYFKLWVNSKAFQADQLVYIDTSEQRMLYNPITYSGSYKTNLSIVMVMKREQSGVYTLSSVVLPNNDLMPTGSIKSTPVSTIYDANFQMGASTKFTFIHRLIDTKTFAIYTEIDDDPKQRAYLLPQVDDTQTGQRQYVIRAVQTKDQDPKGKYLFSTSVCKFPGLG; this comes from the exons ATGGCTACCCAAATACAGCTTCCCCCTGGTCATCACACAATAATGGGCACTGACATCAGACTTCAAAATTCACAG GTGATTAAGAGAGGGGATAGTGACACACCATACTTCAAACTATGGGTGAATTCGAAGGCATTCCAGGCTGATCAGTTGGTCTATATCGACACCAGTGAGCAACGAATGCTGTACAATCCTATTACCTATTCTGGCAGCTACAAGACCAACTTGTCCA TTGTTATGGTAATGAAAAGGGAGCAGTCGGGTGTCTACACCCTCTCTAGTGTCGTACTGCCCAACAACGACCTCATGCCTACAGGGAGTATTAAAAGCACACCTGTGTCCACTATCTACGATGCAAATTTCCAAATG ggtgCTAGTACCAAATTCACTTTCATTCATCGCCTCATTGACACCAAAACCTTTGCAATCTACACTGAAATTGACGACGACCCTAAACAAAGAGCGTACCTACTACCGCAAGTTGACGACACACAAACAGGCCAGAGACAATACGTAATTCGAGCTGTGCAGACAAAGGATCAAGACCCGAAAGGAAAGTACTTATTCAGTACTAGCGTTTGTAAGTTTCCAGGACTCGGATGA
- the LOC135336196 gene encoding endophilin-A homolog, with protein sequence MVHLPFDLSIDFESRQALERAKGVEVGVGVGVGDGVSETSSVSDHSNSLTPVRPIVVVKTHAATGQRTTAGNVKSVVWDTSPLHGSARDQATIEETDDGHLTTVTALKQLQEKHNQRSPTRTPFTELHPPTQAPPSSRQHTTIIKKNQQGPWWKKISDGFLELNKGGAITGPPKQLKQQSPKPPPPPESNERKVKALYNNIGDDADELTFNKDDILVVKEQINEEWLICTTGNRSGIVPFSYVQAV encoded by the exons ATGGTCCATTTGCCCTTTGACCTCAGTATCGACTTTGAGAGCAGACAGGCGCTGGAGAGAGCTAAGGGTGTTgaggtgggggtgggggtgggggtgggcgaTGGCGTCAGTGAGACCAGCTCTGTCAGTGACCATTCCAACTCCTTG ACTCCGGTACGTCCTATTGTGGTCGTCAAGACGCATGCCGCTACTGGTCAAAGAACGACAGCTGGAAATGTGAAGAGTGTAGTCTGGGACACCAGCCCCCTCCACGGCTCCGCTAGAGATCAGGCAACAATAGAGGAAACAGATGACGGACATCTCACGACTGTTACG GCGCTAAAACAACTCCAAGAGAAGCACAATCAACGGAGTCCCACTAGAACACCGTTCACTGAGCTACACCCACCAACACAAGCCCCGCCCAGCTCTCGCCAGCATACTACCATCATCAAGAAGAATCAGCAGGGGCCTTGGTGGAAGAAGATATCTGACGG TTTCCTTGAGTTAAATAAGGGTGGAGCCATTACAGGCCCTCCAAAGCAACTGAAGCAACAGTCACccaaaccaccaccaccacccgaGTCAAATGAGAG gAAAGTGAAGGCACTCTACAATAACATTGGAGATGATGCGGATGAGCTTACATTTAACAAGGACGATATTCTGGTTGTCAAGGAACAAATTAACGAAGAGTGGCTCATATGTACGACTGGCAACAGAAGTGGTATTGTACCATTCAGCTATGTGCAAGCCGTCTGA
- the LOC135336190 gene encoding centrosomal protein of 152 kDa-like, whose product MEGSTVIFAVDSGQCSDDEDDDLQRKEELHQLLSEQLADDLLDDTLSMEGEISLLSTPQDSGSPNLSQTDTTPDESPSHDNHMTTAPDQFTPDPLQPSSPVHSSGLRSPQSPPPVVGVAYLHDEPDLLSRSPYKLRPPLPLSSDISDVFAGTSQSYANHSISLPTIMRESDNQLFHHGSSQDGLPLSHNIQTGSHDLTSLSHDLHYTHYSESDISSYSDNFPTVFSTHDPTEHAQTSSVTNEYPTPISQAKVTTGYTTEHAHYAHSHHDPPPHDTSSQVTLLTPHTHATGRLEQLEILYDARGRQINQLTSQLTANADDSERHIRILRHEKLLIENERNEFAIRLEQLENSYQATEETIATTQGELAAEKIKSCALESNKAELISRLQAAESTVNSLTKQVADLTSSDTLSRIRDNYSQAMSAAAYEHKQELLSVQEEVDHHRHQLEEKNTVISQLEQQVRELGDHGDQIPHPHKPRQEEATYSLVQQQLQYGYEGCEGVRVVELVGRVEDLTFQLSTTQEELEQSIQRAAQAESELRCGGARLGELELLNSELSEQLATLQSQLDTVTTQAEADKRAALEHCRAACLQLHEDSTQRLKETMENERQKLTLDTDRSLARLKTELAAVQEQYVALAMDKDRLEGERTESNTKLQSKVVETVSPPSSIPRQSGEDTGPPSSLDSAVREAVRSARIEWLKEKETSLTGHIESAVCAAQKLWREQHLMELDKLKKQHEAVLEAHRTSAEGKETEPVQTTIQKTKLECDQKYRAQLTVTLATERRQWEAESRGKWAGQERTVLATAHQEWRTAQESAIAREVERSRMEWEESHKHKTQVAVHDAVLKAKRHYEGVVKKMHSELVVKYETQKSTMTNEVRQLETRLASLLQRQHAQDPRSQVQQNVMKNGASSETGAGGSDCQSREDERTFSDVRTMNGGEEGSDGQGVVLHRLVGGVSDESVDTLRGLLKNTAGDLKKDILLLLAGELESVRKLHRDEIARTRESTAQQVKQYYLQCLHQLVNSKSRDKESRSHDPLTNPPKTAVSSHRTHLQSYRQKSHDTRAKSHGVASLDHPSTSHTTKPSKSTKHATTNSPHRASIVKTASTQPGNKPVINQSTTCCTKLSSSGASLKKGTISGTLKTHTTRETRTSDAVRQGSKRNLFGTN is encoded by the exons ATGGAAGGCAGCACCGTCATATTTGCAGTAGATTCAGGCCAG TGCTCTGACGATGAGGACGATGATCTGCAGAGGAAGGAAGAG ttacacCAGCTACTGAGTGAGCAACTGGCTGATGACCTGCTCGACGACACTCTGTCAATGGAGGGGGAGATATCGCTACTCTCCACACCACAAGACTCGGGGAGCCCTAACCTG TCTCAAACCGATACTACACCAGATGAGTCAccatcacatgacaatcacatgacaaCAGCACCAGACCAGTTCACACCAGACCCTCTTCAACCTTCCTCCCCTGTGCACTCCAGTGGACTCCGCTCCCCTCAATCACCACCAcctgtggtgggtgtggcttatctGCACGATGAGCCGGACTTGTTGAGCAGATCTCCCTACAAATTACGACCGCCTCTCCCTTTGAGTTCTGATATTTCTGACGTATTTGCAG GTACTAGCCAATCGTATGCCAACCACTCGATTTCCCTCCCGACAATTATGAGAGAAAGTGACAATCAATTGTTCCACCATGGATCATCTCAGGATGGTTTGCCCCTATCACATAACATTCAGActggatcacatgacctaACGAGCTTGTCACATGACCTACACTATACGCACTACTCCGAGAGTGATATCAGTTCGTATTCTGATAATTTCCCGACAGTGTTTAGCACTCACGAtcctactgagcatgctcagaccTCCTCCGTAACCAATGAATACCCGACTCCAatttctcaagcaaaagtcACCACTGGATAcactactgagcatgctcactACGCCCATTCCCATCACGATCCACCCCCACACGACACATCATCACAagtcacactcctcacaccgcacacacatgcaacgGGTAGACTGGAACAGCTGGAGATATTGTATGATGCTCGAGGGCGACAGATTAATCAGCTGACCTCTCAGCTGACGGCCAATGCTGACGACTCTGAGAGACACATTCGAATCTTGAGACATGAAAAG TTGCTGATTGAGAATGAGAGAAATGAGTTTGCTATTCGCTTGGAGCAGCTGGAGAATTCTTATCAAGCAACGGAGGAAACCATAGCAACCACACAAGGAGAGCTGGCAGCTGAGAAAATAAAAAGTTGTGCTCTGGAAAGCAACAAAGCAGAG TTGATATCTAGGCTGCAAGCTGCAGAATCTACTGTCAACAGCCTCACTAAACAAGTTGCTGACTTAACTTCCTCTGATACTCTGAGTCGTATCCGTGACAACTACAGCCAGGCGATGAGTGCAGCTGCTTACGAACACAAGCAAGAGTTACTTTCAGTGCAAGAAGAGGTCGATCACCACAGACATCAGCTGGAGGAGAAG AATACTGTCATTTCACAACTGGAGCAGCAAGTTCGAGAGCTTGGTGACCATGGTGACCAAATACCACACCCCCACAAACCACGCCAAGAGGAGGCTACCTACTCTCTGGTACAGCAACAGCTGCAGTACGGGTACgaggggtgtgagggtgtgagagTAGTGGAGCTGGTGGGACGTGTGGAGGACCTCACGTTCCAGCTGTCCACAACTCAAGAGGAACTGGAGCAATCCATTCAGAGAGCTGCACAGGCCGAG TCTGAGTTGAGGTGTGGTGGTGCTAGACTCGGGGAACTAGAGCTGCTCAACTCAGAGCTATCAGAGCAACTGGCCACGTTACAGTCGCAACTAGACACCGTCACAACTCAGGCTGAGGCTGATAAAAGAGCAGCTCTAGAACA ctgtcgAGCGGCATGTCTACAACTCCACGAGGACTCCACTCAGCGACTGAAAGAGACGATGGAGAATGAGAGACAGAAACTAACACTAGACACTGACAGATCACTAGCAAGGCTCAA GACTGAGCTAGCAGCAGTTCAGGAACAGTACGTAGCTCTGGCAATGGACAAGGACAGACTAGAGGGAGAGAGGACTGAATCCAATACCAAGCTACAGTCTAAAGTTGTTGAAACAGTTTCGCCTCCATCGTCGATACCTCGTCAGTCAGGGGAAGATACCGGACCACCCTCCTCTCTGGATAGTGCTGTTAGAGAGGCGGTCAGGTCAGCCAGGATAGAGTGGCTTAAAGAGAAAGAAAC GTCTCTGACTGGTCATATTGAGAGTGCAGTGTGTGCAGCTCAGAAGCTGTGGAGGGAGCAGCATCTCATGGAGCTGGACAAACTCAAAA aGCAACATGAAGCTGTTCTAGAGGCTCACAGAACATCGGCGGAGGGGAAAGAAACAGAGCCAGTTCAAACAACTATTCAAAAGACAAAGTTG GAATGTGACCAAAAGTATCGCGCTCAGTTGACAGTGACTCTAGCCACTGAGAGGAGACAATGGGAGGCTGAGAGCCGTGGGAAATGGGCGGGGCAGGAGAGGACGGTATTAGCGACTGCACATCAAGAGTGGCGTACTGCACAGGAGAGTGCTATTGCCAGAGAGGTCGAAAGGTCAAGAATGGAATGGGAGGAGTCTCATAAACACAAGACGCAG GTTGCTGTACATGATGCAGTTCTCAAGGCTAAACGTCACTAcgagggtgtggtcaagaaGATGCACTCTGAACTGGTCGTAAAATACGAGACGCAGAAATCAACAATGACCAATGAAGTCAGACAATTAGAGACGAGGCTGGCATCACTACTACAGCGGCAACATGCTCAAGACCCCAGGTCACAAGTTCAACAAAATGTGATGAAAAATGGCGCTAGTAGCGAGACGGGCGCAGGTGGTAGCGATTGTCAAAGTAGAGAGGATGAACGAACATTTAGTGACGTACGAACGATGAATGGTGGCGAGGAAGGAAGTGATGGTCAGGGGGTGGTCCTTCATCGGTTAGTAGGCGGAGTCAGCGATGAGAGTGTGGATACTCTGAGAGGACTGTTAAAGAATACGGCCGGAGATTTGAAGAAAGATATCTTATTACtg TTGGCTGGTGAACTGGAGTCTGTTCGTAAGCTACACAGAGATGAGATTGCCCGAACAAGAGAGTCCACAGCACAGCAAGTCAAGCAATACTACCTTCAGTGTCTCCACCAATTGGTCAATTCCAAGTCACGTGACAAAGAGTCGAGATCACATGATCCTCTGACAAACCCTCCAAAAACAGCCGTTTCATCTCATAGAACTCACCTACAAAGTTACCGTCAGAAGTCACATGACACACGAGCAAAATCACATGGTGTTGCGTCGTTGGACCATCCTTCTACAAGCCACACTACAAAACCTAGCAAAAGTACGAAGCATGCAACGACCAACAGTCCACACCGAGCCTCCATTGTGAAAACTGCTTCAACTCAACCCGGAAACAAGCCTGTTATTAATCAATCAACTACTTGTTGTACGAAGTTGTCGTCTTCAGGAGCTTCCCTAAAGAAAGGAACAATTTCTGGAACATTGAAAACCCACACAACAAGGGAAACACGAACTAGTGATGCTGTTAGGCAGGGTTCTAAAAGGAACTTGTTTGGAACTAACTAG
- the LOC135336738 gene encoding uncharacterized protein LOC135336738: MRCRFSWRVTLKFIGACVILFIVYQALKYFIVATGLYRQLEPGAVKGYVYCDVQLSAFKNFSWRYPCDFTPRPNPNGPIIVTFVNAAWLSLAQNWVCSAEKVGLANNIYLISFERGVCAKFPDVKCYEHPHVTVKGTAFGKAGYRTLMMERTKVILRLLSCYQNVALVDADISFMRNPLSYLESVMTNKDIVFQADSVGVGFVDAVLPFFFSYICGGFIFMKSNYATKRLWMSVLQYQQNFFWNDQAGLNVCIRHHGQSVSWETLDSKHFPNGRQFFFYEESSMNEVMIVHANHQYKVWTSTYE, from the coding sequence ATGAGGTGCCGTTTTAGTTGGAGAGTCACTCTCAAATTCATCGGAGCATGTGTCATTTTATTCATTGTCTACCAAGCACTCAAGTACTTCATTGTAGCCACTGGGCTATACAGACAATTGGAGCCAGGAGCAGTGAAAGGATACGTTTATTGTGATGTCCAATTATCGGCTTTCAAGAATTTTTCTTGGAGATATCCCTGCGATTTCACACCACGACCTAATCCTAATGGTCCTATTATCGTGACATTTGTCAACGCAGCTTGGTTGTCGCTGGCACAAAACTGGGTATGCTCAGCCGAGAAAGTTGGACTCGCAAACAACATTTATTTGATATCATTCGAACGCGGAGTGTGTGCTAAGTTTCCTGATGTGAAGTGTTACGAACATCCTCATGTTACTGTCAAAGGCACTGCATTCGGTAAAGCTGGCTACCGGACATTAATGATGGAGAGAACAAAAGTCATTCTACGATTGTTGTCTTGCTATCAGAACGTTGCTTTGGTAGATGCCGATATATCGTTTATGAGGAACCCGTTGAGTTATTTGGAGAGCGTAATGACAAACAAAGATATTGTGTTTCAAGCTGACAGTGTTGGAGTTGGATTCGTGGATGCTGTTCTCCCGTTTTTCTTTAGCTACATTTGTGGAGGTTTTATTTTCATGAAATCAAACTATGCTACAAAGAGACTGTGGATGTCTGTTCTGCAGTATCAGCAAAACTTCTTCTGGAACGATCAAGCCGGATTGAACGTATGCATTAGGCACCATGGTCAGTCAGTTTCCTGGGAGACACTCGACAGTAAACATTTTCCTAATGGTCGTCAGTTTTTTTTCTATGAGGAATCAAGTATGAATGAAGTCATGATTGTTCACGCTAATCACCAATACAAGGTGTGGACAAGCACATACGAATGA